Proteins from one Bacteroides mediterraneensis genomic window:
- a CDS encoding prephenate dehydrogenase/arogenate dehydrogenase family protein, with product MKILILGAGKMGSFFTDVLSFEHEVAVYDVNPQRLRFMYNCYRFTQPDEIKEFQPELVINAATVKYTLDAFNQVLPLLPKDCIISDIASVKTGLKEFYEHCGFRYVSTHPMFGPTFANLDKLSTENAIIIKEGDHLGKIFFKDLYQRLKLNIFEYTFEEHDETVAYSLSIPFVSTFVFAAVMKHQDAPGTTFKRHMAIAQGVLSEDDFLLQEILFNPRTPAQVEGIRTELNELLDIISRKDAEGMHAYLTKIRKNIK from the coding sequence ATGAAGATATTGATTTTAGGAGCCGGAAAAATGGGCTCCTTCTTTACCGATGTGTTGAGTTTCGAACATGAAGTAGCCGTGTACGATGTAAATCCCCAGCGCCTGCGTTTCATGTACAACTGCTACCGTTTTACCCAACCGGATGAAATCAAAGAATTCCAGCCAGAACTGGTCATCAATGCCGCCACGGTGAAATATACCCTCGACGCATTCAACCAGGTGCTTCCGCTCCTGCCTAAAGACTGCATCATCAGCGACATTGCCTCCGTGAAAACCGGGCTGAAAGAGTTTTACGAGCACTGCGGTTTCCGTTACGTGTCCACCCACCCGATGTTCGGTCCCACGTTTGCCAACCTCGACAAACTGAGCACCGAAAACGCCATCATCATCAAGGAAGGCGACCATTTGGGCAAGATTTTCTTCAAAGACCTCTACCAGCGTCTGAAGCTGAACATCTTTGAATACACGTTCGAAGAACACGACGAAACCGTGGCCTACTCCTTGTCCATCCCGTTCGTATCGACCTTCGTGTTTGCGGCCGTCATGAAACATCAGGATGCTCCGGGTACCACCTTCAAGCGCCACATGGCCATCGCCCAAGGCGTGCTGAGCGAAGACGATTTCCTCTTGCAGGAAATCCTGTTCAATCCCCGCACGCCGGCACAAGTGGAAGGTATCCGTACGGAACTGAACGAACTGCTGGACATCATCAGCCGGAAAGATGCGGAAGGCATGCATGCCTACCTGACCAAAATCCGAAAGAACATCAAATAA
- a CDS encoding glycoside hydrolase family 10 protein, producing the protein MKTRLLMWLLLLGSLWAGSVHAQVRYPKREFRGAWIQCVNGQFQGMPTEKMKKVLVIQLDNLQKAGINAIIFQVRAEADALYKSPYEPWSRFLTGVQGKAPSPMWDPLQFMIEECHKRNMELHAWINPYRAKTKGTGALSPMHPYNRHPEWFVQYAGQLYFDPGLPESRKYICKIVRDIVNRYDVDAIHMDDYFYPYPNPGEDFPDNTSFAAYGRGFTRRADWRRDNVNVLIKEIHETVRECKPWVKFGVSPFGIYRNRKNDPNGSDTNGLQNYDDLYADVLLWVNNGWVDYNIPQIYWEIGHPAADYETLIRWWARHAAARPLYIGQDVVRTVSKADLMNPNQSQIPAKYNLQRSLPTVQGSCQWYAAAVVENKGHYRDMLVKEYHKYPALLPTSPFMDDKAPGKVRKLKPVWTADGYILFWTAPKAKKEMDKAYHYVVYRFDNKEKVNLNDPSHIVAITHDEFYKLPYEDGKTKYRYVVTALDRLHNESKKVSKKIKL; encoded by the coding sequence ATGAAGACTAGACTATTGATGTGGCTGCTTCTGCTGGGAAGTCTGTGGGCAGGCAGCGTGCATGCGCAGGTGCGTTATCCCAAGCGGGAGTTCCGCGGGGCATGGATACAGTGCGTAAACGGACAGTTCCAGGGGATGCCTACGGAGAAGATGAAAAAGGTGTTGGTGATCCAGTTGGACAATTTGCAGAAAGCCGGCATCAATGCCATCATTTTCCAAGTGAGGGCAGAAGCGGATGCATTGTATAAATCGCCATACGAACCGTGGAGCCGCTTTTTGACCGGTGTGCAGGGGAAGGCGCCTTCGCCCATGTGGGACCCGTTGCAGTTCATGATTGAGGAATGTCACAAACGGAACATGGAGCTGCATGCGTGGATTAATCCGTATCGGGCCAAGACGAAGGGTACGGGTGCGTTGTCGCCGATGCATCCTTATAACCGGCATCCGGAATGGTTCGTGCAGTATGCCGGACAGCTGTATTTCGACCCGGGATTGCCGGAATCCAGAAAATATATCTGCAAGATTGTGCGTGACATTGTGAACCGTTACGATGTGGATGCCATTCACATGGACGATTATTTCTATCCGTATCCGAATCCGGGAGAGGATTTTCCGGATAATACCAGTTTTGCGGCGTATGGCCGCGGATTTACCCGTCGGGCCGACTGGCGTCGGGACAATGTGAACGTGCTGATTAAGGAGATTCACGAGACGGTGCGCGAATGCAAGCCGTGGGTAAAGTTCGGGGTTTCTCCGTTTGGCATTTACCGGAACCGGAAAAATGACCCGAATGGAAGTGATACCAACGGATTGCAGAACTACGATGACTTGTATGCCGATGTGCTGCTGTGGGTGAACAATGGTTGGGTGGACTACAATATCCCGCAGATTTACTGGGAAATCGGACACCCGGCGGCAGATTATGAGACGTTGATTCGCTGGTGGGCACGTCATGCGGCTGCCCGTCCGTTGTATATCGGTCAGGATGTGGTGCGTACGGTATCCAAGGCCGATTTGATGAATCCGAACCAGAGCCAGATACCGGCCAAGTACAACCTGCAGCGTTCTTTGCCGACCGTACAGGGAAGTTGCCAGTGGTATGCGGCGGCCGTGGTGGAGAACAAGGGGCATTACCGGGATATGCTGGTGAAAGAATACCACAAATATCCGGCGTTGCTTCCTACCTCGCCGTTCATGGACGACAAGGCTCCGGGAAAGGTACGCAAGCTGAAGCCGGTGTGGACGGCAGACGGTTACATTCTGTTCTGGACGGCACCGAAAGCCAAGAAGGAGATGGATAAGGCTTATCATTATGTGGTGTATCGTTTTGATAATAAGGAGAAGGTGAATTTGAACGACCCGTCTCACATTGTGGCTATCACACACGATGAATTTTATAAGCTGCCGTATGAAGACGGCAAGACGAAGTACCGTTATGTGGTGACTGCACTCGACCGCCTGCATAATGAATCGAAGAAGGTTTCGAAGAAAATCAAGCTGTAA